In Cuculus canorus isolate bCucCan1 chromosome 8, bCucCan1.pri, whole genome shotgun sequence, a single genomic region encodes these proteins:
- the RAD54L gene encoding DNA repair and recombination protein RAD54-like isoform X1 gives MPRHVPFLQRRSLAPSQLAKRKAGEEEEEEEEEEQERLVPATRKRQKPVSETESGECYRSPFRKPLAPLTNRPHCMDSSQHEAFIRSILSKPFKVPIPNYKGPLGLRALGIKRAGLRSPLHDPFEEGALVLYEPPLLSAHDQLKIDKDKAPVHVVVDPVLSRVLRPHQREGVKFLWDCVTSRRIPGSHGCIMADEMGLGKTLQCITLMWTLLRQSPDCKPEIEKAMVVSPSSLVRNWYNEVEKWLGGRIQPLAIDGGSKEEIDRKLVGFMNQRGLRVPSPILIISYETFRLHAEALQKGSVGLVICDEGHRLKNSENQTYQALNSLNTPRRVLISGTPIQNDLLEYFSLVHFVNSGILGTAQEFKRHFEIPILKGRDADASEAERHKGEERLKELISIVNRCLIRRTSDILSKYLPVKIEQVVCCRLTPLQAELYKNFLKQAKPVEELKEGKISVSSLSSITSLKKLCNHPALIYDKCVEEEEGFMGALDLFPAGYSTKSVEPQLSGKMLVLDYILAVTKSTSNDKVVLVSNYTQTLDLFEKLCRNRRYLYVRLDGTMSIKKRAKIVERFNSPSSPEFIFMLSSKAGGCGLNLIGANRLVMFDPDWNPANDEQAMARVWRDGQKKTCYIYRLLSTGTIEEKIFQRQTHKKALSSCVVDEEQDVERHFSLGELKELFTLNETTTSDTHDKIKCRRCVNGHQVRPPPEGSDCTSDLSQWNHCADKRGLQDSVLKAAWDAAVTFTFHHHSHEEQRGIP, from the exons ATG CCCCGCCATGTGCCCTTCTTGCAGAGGCGGAGCCTGGCCCCCAGCCAGCTGGCCAAGAGGAAGGCGGgcgaggaagaggaagaagaggaggaggaggagcaggagcggCTCGTCCCGGCG actcGCAAGAGACAGAAGCCTGTCAGTGAGACGGAGAGTGGAGAATGTTACAGGTCACCTTTCCGGAAACCCTTAGCTCCGTTGACCAATAGACCTCACTGCATGGATAGCAGTCAACAT GAGGCTTTTATCCGCAGTATTTTGTCCAAACCCTTCAAAGTTCCCATTCCAAATTATAAAG gGCCACTGGGCTTGCGCGCGCTGGGTATCAAACGAGCAGGGCTGAGGAGTCCTCTCCATGACCCTTTTGAGGAAGGAGCTCTGGTTCTGTACGAGCCCCCGCTGCTGAGTGCCCACGACCAGCTGAAAATAGACAA GGACAAAGCACCTGTCCATGTTGTGGTGGATCCTGTCCTTAGCCGTGTTTTACGGCCCCATCAGAGAGAA GGAGTGAAGTTCCTCTGGGACTGTGTGACAAGCCGGCGGATCCCTGGGAGTCATGGCTGTATCATGGCAGATGAAATGGGGCTGGGCAAAACCCTGCAGTGCATCACACTCATGTGGACGCTTCTCCGGCAAAGTCCAGACTGCAAGCCTGAAATTGAGAAAGCCATGGTGGTGTCTCCCTCCAGCTTGGTGAGAAACTGGTACAATGAAGTAGAGAAATGGCTGGGGGGAAGGATCCAGCCACTGGCCATTGACGGAGGCTCCAAAGAAGAGATTGACCGTAAACTAG TTGGCTTTATGAACCAGCGTGGCCTGCGAGTGCCTTCACCCATCCTGATCATCTCCTATGAAACCTTCCGACTCCATGCCGAGGCGTTACAGAAGGGCAGTGTTGGGCTGGTCATATGTGATGAG GGCCATAGACTGAAGAACTCTGAAAACCAAACATACCAGGCTCTCAACAGCTTAAATACACCTCGACGAGTCCTTATCTCAGGCACCCCCATACAGAATGACCTGCTGGAATATTTCAGCCTGGTACACTTTGTCAATTCAGGCATCCTAG GGACTGCGCAGGaatttaaaaggcattttgaaATTCCCATCTTGAAAGGCAGAGATGCGGATGCAAGTGAAGCTGAGCGacacaaaggagaagagaggcttAAAGAACTGATCAGCATTGTGAACAG gtgtttaatCCGCAGAACGTCAGACATCCTATCCAAATACCTGCCAGTGAAGATCGAGCAAGTGGTCTGCTGCAG ACTGACACCTCTGCAGGCTGAGCTGTACAAGAACTTCCTGAAGCAAGCCAAGCCGGTGGAGGAGCTGAAGGAGGGCAAAATCAGTGTGTCATCTCTCTCCTCCATCACTTCCTTGAAGAAGCTCTGCAACC acccGGCTCTTATCTATGATAAGTGtgtggaagaagaagaaggtttTATGGGAGCCCTGGACTTGTTTCCTGCTGGCTACAGCACTAAATCTGTGGAGCCTCAGCTTTCAG GAAAGATGCTAGTTTTGGACTACATCCTTGCTGTTACGAAAAGCACCAGTAACGACAAGGTGGTTTTAGTATCTAACTACACTCAGACACTGGACCTGTTTGAAAAGCTCTGCAGGAACAGAAG GTATTTATATGTCCGGCTGGATGGCACCATGTCCATTAAAAAGAGAGCAAAGATTGTGGAGCGATTCAACAGCCCCTCG AGCCCTGAGTTTATCTTCATGTTAAGCAGCAAAGCAGGTGGCTGTGGTCTGAATTTGATTGGGGCTAACAGACTGGTTATGTTCGACCCAGACTGGAATCCAGCTAACGATGAGCAGGCCATGGCTCGTGTGTGGCGGGATGGCCAGAAGAAGACCTGCTACATCTATCGACTGCTTTCA ACAGGGACCATAGAGGAGAAGATATTCCAACGCCAGACCCACAAGAAGGCCCTCAGCAGCTGTGTAGTGGATGAAGAGCAGGATGTAGAAAGGCACTTCTCACTTGGGGAGCTGAAGGAGCTCTTCACATTGAATGAGACCAC
- the RAD54L gene encoding DNA repair and recombination protein RAD54-like isoform X2, producing the protein MRRSLAPSQLAKRKAGEEEEEEEEEEQERLVPATRKRQKPVSETESGECYRSPFRKPLAPLTNRPHCMDSSQHEAFIRSILSKPFKVPIPNYKGPLGLRALGIKRAGLRSPLHDPFEEGALVLYEPPLLSAHDQLKIDKDKAPVHVVVDPVLSRVLRPHQREGVKFLWDCVTSRRIPGSHGCIMADEMGLGKTLQCITLMWTLLRQSPDCKPEIEKAMVVSPSSLVRNWYNEVEKWLGGRIQPLAIDGGSKEEIDRKLVGFMNQRGLRVPSPILIISYETFRLHAEALQKGSVGLVICDEGHRLKNSENQTYQALNSLNTPRRVLISGTPIQNDLLEYFSLVHFVNSGILGTAQEFKRHFEIPILKGRDADASEAERHKGEERLKELISIVNRCLIRRTSDILSKYLPVKIEQVVCCRLTPLQAELYKNFLKQAKPVEELKEGKISVSSLSSITSLKKLCNHPALIYDKCVEEEEGFMGALDLFPAGYSTKSVEPQLSGKMLVLDYILAVTKSTSNDKVVLVSNYTQTLDLFEKLCRNRRYLYVRLDGTMSIKKRAKIVERFNSPSSPEFIFMLSSKAGGCGLNLIGANRLVMFDPDWNPANDEQAMARVWRDGQKKTCYIYRLLSTGTIEEKIFQRQTHKKALSSCVVDEEQDVERHFSLGELKELFTLNETTTSDTHDKIKCRRCVNGHQVRPPPEGSDCTSDLSQWNHCADKRGLQDSVLKAAWDAAVTFTFHHHSHEEQRGIP; encoded by the exons ATG AGGCGGAGCCTGGCCCCCAGCCAGCTGGCCAAGAGGAAGGCGGgcgaggaagaggaagaagaggaggaggaggagcaggagcggCTCGTCCCGGCG actcGCAAGAGACAGAAGCCTGTCAGTGAGACGGAGAGTGGAGAATGTTACAGGTCACCTTTCCGGAAACCCTTAGCTCCGTTGACCAATAGACCTCACTGCATGGATAGCAGTCAACAT GAGGCTTTTATCCGCAGTATTTTGTCCAAACCCTTCAAAGTTCCCATTCCAAATTATAAAG gGCCACTGGGCTTGCGCGCGCTGGGTATCAAACGAGCAGGGCTGAGGAGTCCTCTCCATGACCCTTTTGAGGAAGGAGCTCTGGTTCTGTACGAGCCCCCGCTGCTGAGTGCCCACGACCAGCTGAAAATAGACAA GGACAAAGCACCTGTCCATGTTGTGGTGGATCCTGTCCTTAGCCGTGTTTTACGGCCCCATCAGAGAGAA GGAGTGAAGTTCCTCTGGGACTGTGTGACAAGCCGGCGGATCCCTGGGAGTCATGGCTGTATCATGGCAGATGAAATGGGGCTGGGCAAAACCCTGCAGTGCATCACACTCATGTGGACGCTTCTCCGGCAAAGTCCAGACTGCAAGCCTGAAATTGAGAAAGCCATGGTGGTGTCTCCCTCCAGCTTGGTGAGAAACTGGTACAATGAAGTAGAGAAATGGCTGGGGGGAAGGATCCAGCCACTGGCCATTGACGGAGGCTCCAAAGAAGAGATTGACCGTAAACTAG TTGGCTTTATGAACCAGCGTGGCCTGCGAGTGCCTTCACCCATCCTGATCATCTCCTATGAAACCTTCCGACTCCATGCCGAGGCGTTACAGAAGGGCAGTGTTGGGCTGGTCATATGTGATGAG GGCCATAGACTGAAGAACTCTGAAAACCAAACATACCAGGCTCTCAACAGCTTAAATACACCTCGACGAGTCCTTATCTCAGGCACCCCCATACAGAATGACCTGCTGGAATATTTCAGCCTGGTACACTTTGTCAATTCAGGCATCCTAG GGACTGCGCAGGaatttaaaaggcattttgaaATTCCCATCTTGAAAGGCAGAGATGCGGATGCAAGTGAAGCTGAGCGacacaaaggagaagagaggcttAAAGAACTGATCAGCATTGTGAACAG gtgtttaatCCGCAGAACGTCAGACATCCTATCCAAATACCTGCCAGTGAAGATCGAGCAAGTGGTCTGCTGCAG ACTGACACCTCTGCAGGCTGAGCTGTACAAGAACTTCCTGAAGCAAGCCAAGCCGGTGGAGGAGCTGAAGGAGGGCAAAATCAGTGTGTCATCTCTCTCCTCCATCACTTCCTTGAAGAAGCTCTGCAACC acccGGCTCTTATCTATGATAAGTGtgtggaagaagaagaaggtttTATGGGAGCCCTGGACTTGTTTCCTGCTGGCTACAGCACTAAATCTGTGGAGCCTCAGCTTTCAG GAAAGATGCTAGTTTTGGACTACATCCTTGCTGTTACGAAAAGCACCAGTAACGACAAGGTGGTTTTAGTATCTAACTACACTCAGACACTGGACCTGTTTGAAAAGCTCTGCAGGAACAGAAG GTATTTATATGTCCGGCTGGATGGCACCATGTCCATTAAAAAGAGAGCAAAGATTGTGGAGCGATTCAACAGCCCCTCG AGCCCTGAGTTTATCTTCATGTTAAGCAGCAAAGCAGGTGGCTGTGGTCTGAATTTGATTGGGGCTAACAGACTGGTTATGTTCGACCCAGACTGGAATCCAGCTAACGATGAGCAGGCCATGGCTCGTGTGTGGCGGGATGGCCAGAAGAAGACCTGCTACATCTATCGACTGCTTTCA ACAGGGACCATAGAGGAGAAGATATTCCAACGCCAGACCCACAAGAAGGCCCTCAGCAGCTGTGTAGTGGATGAAGAGCAGGATGTAGAAAGGCACTTCTCACTTGGGGAGCTGAAGGAGCTCTTCACATTGAATGAGACCAC